One window from the genome of Salvelinus fontinalis isolate EN_2023a chromosome 3, ASM2944872v1, whole genome shotgun sequence encodes:
- the LOC129851067 gene encoding uncharacterized protein LOC129851067: protein MSTTLTPETGLGRESLPPKKRDPRPGLSEQPPAVTFKVPFPYKSYNEVKPYNASYSDLLPPTPASVRPLYQPWTQSPTTASTTRVNPYLPSPVNDSYGWAEWKEHYYKGWAAVPSGWEVPYILHHPSEYPRHPSICRHMALPTEEPSGVEAGYRWHLNKKVREKLSPHTAQQSRQSGPYMRRRKQGGHQPQPSSGTGSAPLNTALSPTANRNLHHHPELVYTNLSTDPKYHASGQSPLEFEAQSPIRPSLIDQSTEKYWTIGVTEKICVPSHLSSHHSSYPSTSSDQLPWLLPHFAAGSLIELKDGRLRRVEDLQTEDFLIGAEACPELRLSCCTVQHISPSTAPSLSRLLILLHEEHSQEFLDVYVEYPFFVRGRGWSSCCPQRTAHLCGLRCHQLSVGDVCLALIPTSPFVPPPTQPQGPGTPARGPKPLQTSFPQAPLPPAPDRPKAGQRGGMEPARKRRWSAPELRGPGTNCPY, encoded by the exons ATGAGCACCACACTAACCCCAGAGACCGGCCTAGGCAGAGAGAGTCTCCCGCCCAAGAAGAGGGACCCCAGACCAGGCCTCTCAGAGCAGCCTCCTGCTGTCACGTTCAAGGTCCCCTTTCCCTACAAGAGCTATAATGAAGTCAAGCCCTACAATGCATCTTACTCAGACCTGCTCCCTCCTACACCTGCATCTGTGCGCCCGCTATACCAGCCCTGGACCCAGTCCCCCACCACAGCCTCCACCACCAGAGTCAACCCctatctcccctctcctgtcAACGACAGCTATGGCTGGGCTGAGTGGAAGGAGCACTATTACAAAGGTTGGGCTGCAGTGCCTTCAGGGTGGGAAGTTCCTTACATTCTCCATCACCCCTCAGAATACCCACGCCACCCCTCTATCTGCAGACACATGGCTTTGCCTACAGAAGAGCCCAGTGGGGTGGAAGCAGGGTACAGATGGCACCTTAATAAAAAAGTGAGGGAGAAGTTAAGTCCACACACCGCACAGCAAAGCAGACAGAGCGGCCCATATATGAGAAGAAGGAAACAGGGGGGCCACCAGCCACAACCCAGCTCAGGGACAGGTTCTGCCCCACTGAACACTGCTCTATCTCCTACCGCCAACAGGAACCTACACCACCACCCTGAACTGGTATACACAAACCTCTCCACAGACCCCAAGTACCATGCTTCAGGGCAAAGTCCTTTGGAGTTTGAGGCACAATCTCCCATAAGACCATCACTTATTGATCAATCAACAGAGAAATATTGGACCATTGGAGTAACAGAAAAAATATGTGTGCCTTCACATCTCTCCTCCCATCACTCTTCCTACCCTTCCACCTCTTCTGACCAGCTGCCTTGGTTGCTCCCTCACTTTGCGGCAGGCTCTTTAATCGAGCTCAAAGACGGGCGGCTGAGGAGGGTTGAGGATTTGCAGACAGAAGACTTCCTAATCGGCGCGGAGGCTTGTCCAGAGCTGCGTCTGAGCTGCTGCACTGTGCAGCACATCTCCCCCTCCACAGCCCCCTCCCTCTCCCGCCTCCTCATCCTCCTACACGAGGAACACTCTCAG GAGTTCCTGGATGTGTATGTGGAGTACCCGTTCTTTGTACGCGGGCGTGGCTGGTCCTCCTGCTGTCCCCAGAGAACAGCCCATCTTTGTGGCCTCCGCTGCCACCAACTTAGTGTGGGTGACGTCTGCCTGGCTCTCATACCCACATCGCCCTTCGTTCCCCCACCCACCCAACCCCAGGGTCCTGGCACCCCAGCTAGAGGGCCTAAGCCCCTGCAAACATCCTTCCCCCAGGCTCCCCTTCCCCCTGCTCCAGATAGGCCAAAAGCAGggcagagaggggggatggaacCAGCACGGAAGAGGCGTTGGTCAGCCCCTGAGCTGCGTGGCCCAGGCACCAACTGCccgtactga
- the LOC129851068 gene encoding dysbindin-like isoform X2: protein MSSSGANLHNKRLPSETEHAQRVPELDSAQQLKLRERQRFFEEVFQHDVDVYLSSAHLHIHDYKRPPIGSVSSMEVNVDMLEQMDLMDISDQEALDVFLSSGGDGGVLTSPLPVVHGNNNEVISQGRSPHNTGGCVGKSRMSSTSSTSSTNSQNTNEDGRETPVVQSDDEDVNVGTLLLMGSTQKDEEKDRPTFSS, encoded by the exons ATGAGCTCGTCTGGGGCAAACCTCCACAACAAGCGTCTACCCT CAGAGACAGAGCATGCTCAGAGAGTCCCGGAATTGGACTCAGCCCAGCAGCTgaaactgagagagagacagcgcttCTTTGAAGAGGTATTTCAGCACGATGTGGACGTCTACCTGTCCTCTGCCCACCTGCATATTCATGACTATAAGAGAC CTCCCATTGGCAGCGTCTCGTCCATGGAGGTGAATGTGGACATGCTGGAGCAGATGGACCTTATGGACATCTCTGACCAGGAGGCCCTGGATGTCTTCCTCAGCTCtgggggggatgggggggtgCTGACCTCCCCTCTGCCAG TAGTTCATGGCAACAACAATGAGGTCATCAGCCAGGGACGCTCTCCCCACAACACAGGCGGTTGTGTGGGGAAGTCCCGCatgtcctccacctcctccacttcctccacCAACAGCCAGAACACCAATGAGGATGGAAGGGAAACCCCTGTAGTCCAATCAGATGATGAGGATGTGAATGTCGGCACACTCTTGCTGATGGGATCAACCCAAAAAGATGAGGAGAAGGATCGGCCCACCTTCTCTTCATAG
- the LOC129851068 gene encoding dysbindin-like isoform X1, whose product MSSSGANLHNKRLPSETEHAQRVPELDSAQQLKLRERQRFFEEVFQHDVDVYLSSAHLHIHDYKRPPIGSVSSMEVNVDMLEQMDLMDISDQEALDVFLSSGGDGGVLTSPLPGKVVHGNNNEVISQGRSPHNTGGCVGKSRMSSTSSTSSTNSQNTNEDGRETPVVQSDDEDVNVGTLLLMGSTQKDEEKDRPTFSS is encoded by the exons ATGAGCTCGTCTGGGGCAAACCTCCACAACAAGCGTCTACCCT CAGAGACAGAGCATGCTCAGAGAGTCCCGGAATTGGACTCAGCCCAGCAGCTgaaactgagagagagacagcgcttCTTTGAAGAGGTATTTCAGCACGATGTGGACGTCTACCTGTCCTCTGCCCACCTGCATATTCATGACTATAAGAGAC CTCCCATTGGCAGCGTCTCGTCCATGGAGGTGAATGTGGACATGCTGGAGCAGATGGACCTTATGGACATCTCTGACCAGGAGGCCCTGGATGTCTTCCTCAGCTCtgggggggatgggggggtgCTGACCTCCCCTCTGCCAGGTAAAG TAGTTCATGGCAACAACAATGAGGTCATCAGCCAGGGACGCTCTCCCCACAACACAGGCGGTTGTGTGGGGAAGTCCCGCatgtcctccacctcctccacttcctccacCAACAGCCAGAACACCAATGAGGATGGAAGGGAAACCCCTGTAGTCCAATCAGATGATGAGGATGTGAATGTCGGCACACTCTTGCTGATGGGATCAACCCAAAAAGATGAGGAGAAGGATCGGCCCACCTTCTCTTCATAG